The following are encoded in a window of Palaemon carinicauda isolate YSFRI2023 chromosome 31, ASM3689809v2, whole genome shotgun sequence genomic DNA:
- the LOC137624713 gene encoding uncharacterized protein, with amino-acid sequence MDLGDLMDKAIKFGMDTAEAEEFIAKQQAREDRIAEREEKRIQSELAEKAKQQAREDRLAETEEKRFQLELAEKEKDRIFKLECLEREREQKEEVRKHELAKAVLRNRCAIGGVDSENVISSSKIPPFDEKIDEIDVYMNRFEKLAEFHKWGQEDYGTMLGTLLRGRALKVYCGLDPAIASNYHELKAALLKVFQVNPQVYRRKFREGYIETNESFVQYSYRSRQNFDKWLQLADVNKSYDDVCDFMIMDQLLANSSRDLRTFLFERVCKNSHEMALAADRYLIAHGITKCRNSKFKSDKCSKLGMQPKSDKVGADNIKTLQCHLCKEIGHIKPNCPNNPVNFAQSKSSNIPNISIALASEEKPKNAIVDEKGRVFNRTVEVLFDTGRNTVVLNETLIPTRYVGKDKTVKVYNFMGVPIYLPKIRCYLRSKFFSGRVNAIVAPIKCSDVIVGLIPGLKQHIQAGIELLSKIPVPDNEVDVNKLHVNVVTRKQCLRETTLKPLSDVLSEVEVNPVDFSNKQWTCDSLKSIRKSLKEE; translated from the coding sequence ATGGATCTTGGTGATTTGATGGATAAGGCTATTAAGTTTGGTATGGATACTGCTGAAGCTGAGGAATTTATAGCAAAGCAACAGGCTAGAGAGGATAGAATagctgagagagaggagaaaaggatTCAGTCAGAGTTGGCAGAAAAGGCAAAGCAACAGGCTAGAGAGGATAGACTAGCTGAGACAGAGGAGAAAAGGTTTCAGTTAGAGTTGGCAGAAAAGGAGAAGGATAGGATTTTTAAACTGGAATGTCTTGAAAGAGAAAGGGAGCAGAAGGAGGAAGTCAGGAAACATGAGTTAGCCAAAGCAGTGTTGAGAAATAGGTGTGCTATAGGTGGTGTAGATAGCGAGAATGTAATATCTTCGTCAAAAATTCCCCCTTTTGATGAGAAAATTGATGAAATTGATGTGTACATGAATAGATTTGAGAAATTAGCTGAATTTCATAAATGGGGACAGGAAGACTATGGTACTATGTTAGGCACATTATTAAGGGGACGTGCTTTGAAAGTGTATTGTGGACTTGACCCTGCTATTGCAAGTAATTATCATGAATTGAAGGCAGCCTTATTGAAAGTGTTTCAGGTCAATCCTCAGGTATATCGAAGGAAATTTAGAGAGGGATATATTGAAACTAATGAAAGCTTTGTGCAGTATTCATATAGATCAAGACAGAATTTTGATAAGTGGTTGCAATTAGCGGATGTTAATAAATCTTATGATGATGTCTGTGATTTTATGATCATGGATCAGTTGTTGGCTAATAGTTCAAGGGATTTGCGAACTTTTCTTTTTGAAAGGGTTTGTAAAAATTCTCATGAAATGGCGTTAGCTGCTGATAGGTATCTGATTGCTCACGGAATTACTAAATGTAGAAATTCTAAATTTAAGTCTGATAAATGTTCAAAGTTAGGAATGCAACCTAAATCTGATAAAGTGGGTGCTGATaatattaaaacattgcagtgccaCCTATGTAAAGAAATTGGGCATATTAAACCCAATTGTCCAAATAATCCTGTTAATTTTGCTCAATCTAAATCTTCTAATATTCCTAATATCAGTATCGCTCTAGCTAGTGAAGAAAAACCCAAGAATGCTATTGTGGATGAGAAAGGAAGGGTTTTTAACAGAACAGTAGAGGTCTTGTTTGATACTGGGCGTAATACTGTTGTTCTTAATGAAACTTTGATTCCAACACGTTATGTCGGTAAGGATAAAACTGTGAAGGTGTATAATTTCATGGGTGTTCCAATATATCTGCCCAAAATTAGATGTTACCTTAGAAGTAAATTCTTTTCCGGTAGAGTAAATGCTATCGTAGCACCAATTAAATGTTCTGATGTAATTGTTGGGTTAATACCTGGATTGAAACAACACATACAGGCAGGAATAGAATTGTTAAGTAAAATACCTGTGCCAGATAACGAAGTAGATGTAAATAAGTTACATGTTAATGTAGTTACAAGAAAACAGTGTCTTAGGGAAACTACATTAAAACCGTTGTCTGATGTCTTGTCTGAAGTTGAAGTAAATCCAGTAGATTTCAGTAATAAACAGTGGACATGTGATTCTCTGAAGTCAATTAGGAAAAGCTTGAAGGAGGAGTAA